One genomic window of Corythoichthys intestinalis isolate RoL2023-P3 chromosome 18, ASM3026506v1, whole genome shotgun sequence includes the following:
- the uspl1 gene encoding SUMO-specific isopeptidase USPL1 isoform X2 gives MARLVPAETVVVDKKRKLQLEDRDDSGEVQVKRLRPDALGADAESRPEVAVTRGERANGQSARCPSEENPPSPSSIMSTTEEDCNSLRKRGSALEDVNTNLKEPTESCVEEPVNDIFTESVDAHVGEPVVAPTQEELVNDCLKEPVDAPLEEPVVANVEQPVLTHIQQPVNTPIEESESLLEYNNLNNPQKALNPVLPIPTQEMHPLFWKAQEISADKPADVSVDEPVSLDNETNVTTTGTHEDVSIGSASLLDAFQGLSHDDIITLTLEEIQTEPAMDQEALPDCIPIPDSSSGIHKEPGEAKDGDFDPASEEAGKMSKEGSQVKRQPMRKCRIKPQELDAGDSQPPPPIVQMATHVPSTKPPPSIPDSRLSDMLSLLPDNQRRTANEPPPVPTAHVRSPPSYSTPVLLRTPAIPTPLCPKPHLLHAEDDAGLPLKAAETFRAFTSTVQSPPSLPKSTCRSSVNICGSDTDTLRRKLLKKLKAKKKKLAKLNQLLARQPDSTATISPVSMRSSVLSSTAPSPDSSGFLDGLAARREGTLDALPPQTDDFLDELLLTTATETQRAMENEALRELELFLS, from the exons ATGGCCCGTTTGGTCCCGGCGGAGACGGTGGTCGTAGATAAAAAGCGAAAATTACAGCTGGAAGACCGAGACGACTCTGGGGAAGTCCAAGTCAAGCGCCTGCGCCCGGATGCACTCGGTGCAGATGCGGAAAGCCGTCCTGAGGTTGCCGTGACGCGTGGCGAGCGAGCCAATGGGCAATCGGCGCGCTGTCCGTCAGAGGAAAACCCGCCCTCTCCGTCTTCTATCATGTCGACAACAGAAGAGGATTGCAACTCCTTGCGCAAACGTGGAAGCGCTCTCGAAGATGTTAACACTAACCTCAAAGAACCCACTGAATCTTGCGTCGAGGAACCTGTCAATGATATCTTTACGGAATCAGTGGATGCTCATGTTGGGGAACCTGTCGTCGCGCCTACACAGGAGGAACTTGTGAACGATTGTCTCAAGGAACCCGTTGATGCTCCCCTTGAGGAACCCGTCGTTGCTAACGTCGAGCAACCCGTCCTCACTCACATCCAGCAACCCGTCAACACTCCCATCGAAGAATCTGAATCCTTGCTGGAGTATAACAACTTGAATAACCCGCAGAAGGCGCTTAATCCCGTGCTGCCTATTCCCACCCAGGAAATGCACCCTCTCTTTTGGAAAGCGCAGGAGATCTCTGCCGACAAGCCAGCAGATGTTTCCGTGGATGAGCCTGTGAGTCTGGATAACGAGACAAACGTGACGACGACGGGCACTCACGAGGACGTGTCCATCGGCTCAGCCTCGCTACTGGACGCATTCCAGGGGCTGTCCCATGATGACATCATCACACTTACCCTGGAAGAG ATCCAAACTGAGCCGGCAATGGATCAAGAAGCACTTCCGGACTGTATTCCCATACCGGATAGCTCCTCCGGGATACACAAAGAACCTGGCGAGGCCAAAGATGGGGATTTTGACCCAGCTTCAGAGGAAGCTGGAAAGATGAGCAAAGAGGGCTCCCAAGTCAAACGACAACCGATGAGAAAGTGCAGGATAAAACCACAAGAACTGGATGCTGGAGATTCCCAGCCGCCTCCTCCGATCGTTCAAATGGCGACGCACGTGCCCTCCACCAAACCGCCGCCTTCGATCCCTGACTCTCGCTTGTCGGACATGCTCAGCCTCCTGCCTGACAATCAAAGGCGGACTGCCAACGAGCCCCCTCCTGTGCCCACTGCTCATGTCCGATCCCCTCCCAGTTATTCCACGCCAGTGCTACTTAGGACGCCAGCCATCCCTACGCCGCTTTGCCCCAAACCTCATTTACTCCACGCCGAAGACGATGCCGGCCTCCCGCTGAAAGCAGCCGAGACGTTCCGTGCATTCACCTCCACCGTCCAGTCTCCACCGTCGTTGCCTAAAAGCACTTGTCGAAGCAGCGTCAATATTTGCGGCAGCGACACGGACACACTGCGCCGCAAGCTGCTGAAGAAGCTGAAGGCCAAGAAGAAGAAGCTGGCTAAACTCAACCAGCTGCTTGCGCGTCAGCCTGACAGCACAGCGACAATCTCGCCGGTCAGCATGCGCAGCTCTGTATTGTCATCCACCGCCCCCTCACCCGACAGTTCAGGCTTTCTCGACGGGCTCGCCGCCCGCCGAGAGGGGACCCTTGACGCGCTACCGCCGCAAACGGACGACTTCCTGGATGAGCTTCTGCTGACAACAGCAACGGAGACTCAGCGAGCGATGGAGAACGAGGCGCTCAGAGAACTAGAACTTTTTCTTTCCTAG
- the uspl1 gene encoding SUMO-specific isopeptidase USPL1 isoform X1, with amino-acid sequence MVRLVTEWQQAMEFGRSGAVTMPGEDVASGARASPLVGYLGKVQERVGSLDHCPWCASKGQSSTLRSYRLNLHESITLCTEPQCLFPLVSCPLEEVMARLVPAETVVVDKKRKLQLEDRDDSGEVQVKRLRPDALGADAESRPEVAVTRGERANGQSARCPSEENPPSPSSIMSTTEEDCNSLRKRGSALEDVNTNLKEPTESCVEEPVNDIFTESVDAHVGEPVVAPTQEELVNDCLKEPVDAPLEEPVVANVEQPVLTHIQQPVNTPIEESESLLEYNNLNNPQKALNPVLPIPTQEMHPLFWKAQEISADKPADVSVDEPVSLDNETNVTTTGTHEDVSIGSASLLDAFQGLSHDDIITLTLEEIQTEPAMDQEALPDCIPIPDSSSGIHKEPGEAKDGDFDPASEEAGKMSKEGSQVKRQPMRKCRIKPQELDAGDSQPPPPIVQMATHVPSTKPPPSIPDSRLSDMLSLLPDNQRRTANEPPPVPTAHVRSPPSYSTPVLLRTPAIPTPLCPKPHLLHAEDDAGLPLKAAETFRAFTSTVQSPPSLPKSTCRSSVNICGSDTDTLRRKLLKKLKAKKKKLAKLNQLLARQPDSTATISPVSMRSSVLSSTAPSPDSSGFLDGLAARREGTLDALPPQTDDFLDELLLTTATETQRAMENEALRELELFLS; translated from the exons ATGGTGAGATTGGTGACGGAATGGCAGCAGGCGATGGAATTCGGGAGGAGCGGCGCCGTGACCATGCCCGGTGAAGATGTCGCTTCGGGGGCTCGGGCCTCCCCACTGGTGGGGTATTTGGGAAAA GTCCAAGAGAGGGTGGGATCTCTGGACCACTGTCCGTGGTGTGCGTCCAAAGGTCAGAGCTCTACCTTGCGCTCATACCGCTTAAACCTGCACGAGTCCATCACGCTATGCACGGAGCCACAG TGCCTCTTCCCCTTGGTCAGTTGTCCTCTGGAGGAAGTTATGGCCCGTTTGGTCCCGGCGGAGACGGTGGTCGTAGATAAAAAGCGAAAATTACAGCTGGAAGACCGAGACGACTCTGGGGAAGTCCAAGTCAAGCGCCTGCGCCCGGATGCACTCGGTGCAGATGCGGAAAGCCGTCCTGAGGTTGCCGTGACGCGTGGCGAGCGAGCCAATGGGCAATCGGCGCGCTGTCCGTCAGAGGAAAACCCGCCCTCTCCGTCTTCTATCATGTCGACAACAGAAGAGGATTGCAACTCCTTGCGCAAACGTGGAAGCGCTCTCGAAGATGTTAACACTAACCTCAAAGAACCCACTGAATCTTGCGTCGAGGAACCTGTCAATGATATCTTTACGGAATCAGTGGATGCTCATGTTGGGGAACCTGTCGTCGCGCCTACACAGGAGGAACTTGTGAACGATTGTCTCAAGGAACCCGTTGATGCTCCCCTTGAGGAACCCGTCGTTGCTAACGTCGAGCAACCCGTCCTCACTCACATCCAGCAACCCGTCAACACTCCCATCGAAGAATCTGAATCCTTGCTGGAGTATAACAACTTGAATAACCCGCAGAAGGCGCTTAATCCCGTGCTGCCTATTCCCACCCAGGAAATGCACCCTCTCTTTTGGAAAGCGCAGGAGATCTCTGCCGACAAGCCAGCAGATGTTTCCGTGGATGAGCCTGTGAGTCTGGATAACGAGACAAACGTGACGACGACGGGCACTCACGAGGACGTGTCCATCGGCTCAGCCTCGCTACTGGACGCATTCCAGGGGCTGTCCCATGATGACATCATCACACTTACCCTGGAAGAG ATCCAAACTGAGCCGGCAATGGATCAAGAAGCACTTCCGGACTGTATTCCCATACCGGATAGCTCCTCCGGGATACACAAAGAACCTGGCGAGGCCAAAGATGGGGATTTTGACCCAGCTTCAGAGGAAGCTGGAAAGATGAGCAAAGAGGGCTCCCAAGTCAAACGACAACCGATGAGAAAGTGCAGGATAAAACCACAAGAACTGGATGCTGGAGATTCCCAGCCGCCTCCTCCGATCGTTCAAATGGCGACGCACGTGCCCTCCACCAAACCGCCGCCTTCGATCCCTGACTCTCGCTTGTCGGACATGCTCAGCCTCCTGCCTGACAATCAAAGGCGGACTGCCAACGAGCCCCCTCCTGTGCCCACTGCTCATGTCCGATCCCCTCCCAGTTATTCCACGCCAGTGCTACTTAGGACGCCAGCCATCCCTACGCCGCTTTGCCCCAAACCTCATTTACTCCACGCCGAAGACGATGCCGGCCTCCCGCTGAAAGCAGCCGAGACGTTCCGTGCATTCACCTCCACCGTCCAGTCTCCACCGTCGTTGCCTAAAAGCACTTGTCGAAGCAGCGTCAATATTTGCGGCAGCGACACGGACACACTGCGCCGCAAGCTGCTGAAGAAGCTGAAGGCCAAGAAGAAGAAGCTGGCTAAACTCAACCAGCTGCTTGCGCGTCAGCCTGACAGCACAGCGACAATCTCGCCGGTCAGCATGCGCAGCTCTGTATTGTCATCCACCGCCCCCTCACCCGACAGTTCAGGCTTTCTCGACGGGCTCGCCGCCCGCCGAGAGGGGACCCTTGACGCGCTACCGCCGCAAACGGACGACTTCCTGGATGAGCTTCTGCTGACAACAGCAACGGAGACTCAGCGAGCGATGGAGAACGAGGCGCTCAGAGAACTAGAACTTTTTCTTTCCTAG
- the hunk gene encoding hormonally up-regulated neu tumor-associated kinase homolog produces MPVAECDASSGGEADEGAPLPVTLCSSPAADILKNFYHTKRVGNYLIGRKLGEGSFAKVREGLHALTGEKVAVKVIDKRKAKKDSYVTKNLRREGHIQQMIRHPNITQLLDILETENSYYLVMELCPGGNLMNRIYDSKRLDERQTQKYIRQLVLAVEHLHRAGVVHRDLKIENLLLDEQDNIKLIDFGLSNCAGILGYSDPFSTQCGSPAYAAPELLSRKKYGPKVDVWSIGVNMYAMLTGTLPFTVEPFSLRALHQKMVDKEMNPLPPSLSTAAICLLKKLLEPDPNKRPNIHQVMADSWLQLANRNTGAPYLNRIHIEEINHTVLLHMTEKMAYKHSEVLSAVLTNRACHTLAVYFLLNKKMKRLSKEYREMQFQEKKKKGEKPKNEYFQTQWRKHVDKLTIPPKQTPVYLAVSKGPSKEKKHRTGLLRALTGGHRNSPLAPPGTVASSSMEYLEIQPLFSSHTPRRRLATMPPVNNSSPEHSVPAPPAPSPIGMHSFGSLSKAERVDEAPPAPWYKLTNGTLSPPRHVSAFQPDSSYLKKATVPSPPVLIVPPRPKKSASADWGGGFSSDTSGSPPSTVGSPPGSSAFSPPKSAFSPLNPLSAFSPPSNLSGGSDPDSPTQRTKFPRADKKIRLQPFSFRPEQVLEEVVSPPPYPMQTLLCASGALKTLC; encoded by the exons ATGCCGGTGGCCGAGTGCGACGCGTCGTCCGGCGGCGAGGCCGACGAGGGCGCCCCGCTGCCGGTCACGTTGTGCAGTAGCCCCGCCGCCGACATCCTCAAGAACTTCTACCACACCAAGAGGGTCGGCAACTACCTGATCGGCAGGAAGCTTGGCGAGGGGTCCTTCGCCAAAGTCAGGGAGGGGCTGCACGCCCTCACCGGGGAAAAG GTGGCGGTGAAAGTGATTGACAAGCGCAAGGCCAAGAAAGACTCGTATGTGACAAAGAACCTGCGTCGCGAGGGCCACATCCAGCAGATGATTCGCCACCCCAATATCACGCAGCTGTTGGACATCCTGGAGACTGAGAACAGCTACTACCTGGTAATGGAGCTCTGCCCTGGTGGCAATCTCATGAACCGGATCTACGACAGCAAGCGGCTGGACGAGCGGCAGACACAGAAGTACATCCGGCAGCTGGTGCTGGCCGTTGAGCACCTGCACCGGGCCGGCGTCGTACACAG AGACCTGAAGATCGAAAATCTACTGTTGGATGAGCAGGACAACATCAAGCTCATCG ATTTCGGGCTAAGCAATTGCGCTGGCATCCTGGGCTACTCGGACCCCTTCAGTACCCAGTGTGGGAGTCCTGCTTACGCCGCCCCAGAGCTGCTCTCCAGGAAGAAATACGGACCCAAAGTGGACGTCTGGTCTAT AGGCGTCAACATGTATGCCATGCTAACGGGGACGTTGCCGTTCACCGTGGAGCCTTTCAGTCTGCGGGCGCTGCACCAGAAGATGGTGGACAAGGAGATGAACCCGCTGCCGCCCTCGCTCTCCACAG CTGCCATCTGCCTGCTGAAGAAGCTCCTGGAACCTGACCCAAACAAACGGCCCAACATCCACCAGGTGATGGCCGACTCGTGGCTGCAGCTGGCAAACCGCAACACAGGGGCACCCTACCTCAAcag GATCCATATCGAGGAGATCAACCACACGGTCCTGTTGCACATGACTGAGAAGATGGCCTACAAGCACAGCGAGGTCCTCAGTGCTGTCCTCACGAACCGCGCTTGCCACACCCTGGCAGTCTACTTCCTGCTCAACAAGAAGATGAAGCGGCTCTCCAAAGAGTACAGA GAAATGCAGTTCcaggagaagaaaaagaagggaGAGAAACCCAAGAACGAGTACTTCCAGACGCAATGGCGCAAACACGTGGACAAGTTGACCATTCCGCCCAAGCAGACGCCAGTGTACTTGGCAGTCAGCAAAGGGCCCAGCAAGGAGAAGAAACATCGCACAG GTCTGTTGCGTGCTCTGACCGGCGGACACCGTAACTCGCCGCTCGCACCGCCTGGCACGGTGGCATCATCGTCCATGGAGTACCTGGAGATCCAGCCCCTCTTCTCGTCCCACACGCCGCGACGGCGGCTGGCCACCATGCCACCGGTCAACAACAGCAGCCCCGAGCACAGTGTACCGGCCCCACCCGCTCCGTCGCCCATCGGCATGCACTCTTTCGGCTCGCTGTCCAAAGCCGAGCGGGTGGACGAGGCGCCCCCTGCGCCCTGGTACAAGCTGACCAACGGGACGCTGTCGCCCCCCCGCCACGTGTCCGCCTTCCAGCCCGACTCGTCCTACCTGAAGAAGGCCACCGTCCCCAGCCCGCCCGTGCTCATTGTGCCCCCCCGGCCCAAGAAGAGCGCCTCCGCCGACTGGGGCGGCGGCTTCTCCTCCGACACCAGCGGCAGCCCACCCAGCACGGTGGGCAGTCCCCCGGGCAGCTCGGCCTTTAGCCCGCCCAAGTCGGCCTTCAGCCCGCTCAACCCGCTGTCCGCCTTCAGTCCGCCATCTAACCTCAGCGGCGGCAGCGACCCCGACAGCCCCACGCAGCGCACCAAGTTCCCCCGCGCCGACAAGAAAATCCGGCTACAGCCCTTCAGCTTCCGGCCCGAGCAGGTGCTGGAGGAGGTGGTGTCCCCACCGCCGTATCCCATGCAGACTCTGTTGTGCGCATCAGGGGCCCTCAAGACTCTCTGCTGA